A single Halarcobacter anaerophilus DNA region contains:
- a CDS encoding TniB family NTP-binding protein, protein MNERNLTQEAFNYLDKSDEERILYCKKDKWIGYGAAVKLLEFLEDKFEDPPQIRHEGVLIYGDSINGKTAILKKMYDLHKSTLEPIENENGITYDIPIIYFQAPTTPDESKLYTRILNELCVPHKAVDKVAVKEKLAKHYLKKLGTKMILVDEIHSALTGNLNKQRTFIDDLKQLSNSLSLTIVLAGTRTAHSALSIGEETATRFPSIELPRWNNDRKYRSFVATYERCLPLKEASNMADNPEIMNALFHQSEGLIGMTVNLLKKAAVKAIKSKREYIKVEDIGYLPKL, encoded by the coding sequence ATGAATGAACGTAACTTAACACAAGAAGCCTTTAACTACTTAGATAAAAGTGATGAAGAGAGAATCTTATACTGTAAAAAAGATAAATGGATTGGATATGGTGCAGCGGTTAAGCTTCTTGAATTTTTAGAAGATAAGTTTGAAGACCCACCACAAATAAGACATGAGGGAGTCTTAATTTATGGTGATTCTATAAATGGTAAAACAGCAATTTTAAAAAAAATGTATGATTTACATAAAAGTACCTTGGAACCTATTGAGAATGAAAATGGAATTACTTATGATATCCCTATTATTTATTTTCAAGCCCCTACAACTCCCGATGAGAGTAAGTTATACACTCGTATTTTAAATGAATTATGTGTTCCTCATAAAGCAGTTGATAAAGTTGCAGTAAAAGAAAAACTTGCAAAGCATTATTTGAAAAAACTAGGAACAAAAATGATTTTAGTCGATGAAATACATAGTGCTTTAACAGGAAATTTAAACAAACAACGTACTTTCATAGATGATTTAAAACAACTAAGTAATAGTTTGTCCTTAACCATTGTTTTAGCAGGTACAAGAACTGCGCATTCTGCTTTATCTATAGGAGAAGAAACAGCCACAAGATTTCCATCAATTGAACTTCCTAGATGGAACAATGATAGAAAATATCGTTCTTTTGTGGCAACATATGAGAGATGTTTACCTTTAAAAGAAGCTTCAAATATGGCAGATAATCCAGAAATTATGAATGCACTTTTTCATCAGTCTGAAGGACTTATAGGTATGACAGTAAATCTGCTGAAAAAAGCTGCTGTAAAAGCTATTAAATCTAAGCGTGAATATATAAAGGTTGAAGATATAGGTTACTTACCAAAGTTATAA
- a CDS encoding amidohydrolase family protein → MFKILKNRNLIPHIKYISYNRFWQNYIYNEYFDEENKDFINSVRECFSFLPEYVYEPYLHSFKDESSLSIIIKKISENFLDFDTLNQKVVVKKDMMEEWQAFISMCSAIPFVAKIYFNNKESFDNSKLINIYSILPISQVIDDKCIENLSNIVDLHIHINGTSESFYSWEKALSNPKQFIDSYTTKRNNSLEKLLLQDNVSIDEFFIMLELSKYVRGLIKYILKNNLKEINIEFNNFKESIYKNKHLISDDDINNKGYYNELIMWFEIFNIDEKYVTGEFKRLLHFYLLAQSQFERILIQQTKQNGFRQFLYISDNNIRDSYEDEGYKDRFRQLKHFNDGKRINLEIRITPKGFSKKFESIINAYNQLTTPTDSEIAEINKDNFKVSVVCHFIKLEEDAYYKKETYVNIERYAKTKAFTEKNMLQLLGEVTSLLNTTVELEYDFSKYFVGIDAAGNEMYAPPEAFAYYFRLFRNRLEEYNKKIGITFHAGEDFVHLISGIRYIYEVYEFLDYEPGDRVGHANALGLDSKVWRKKLNNRIRMKQGEWLDNLIFFAVKTKTTDDIVLKKIKELWENVYSDFSNFKIEEILEIGFLAYSFRKYRYVEIKNNEVVLKIDKDKKAKALKIYYMYLYETYNTYDKYIDVTLEEKFDQYISSLQKMILREMAHKDVIIESMISSNVRICFYDKYKQHHIRKWLDKKHNMPLITLASDDPGIFNNNIFVEYSHLYEMVDYDKDKFLEYVKVLQKNGEIARFK, encoded by the coding sequence ATGTTCAAGATACTGAAGAATAGAAATCTTATTCCTCATATTAAGTATATATCTTATAATCGGTTTTGGCAAAACTATATATATAATGAGTATTTTGATGAAGAAAACAAGGACTTTATAAATAGTGTGCGGGAATGTTTTTCTTTTTTACCAGAGTATGTATATGAACCTTATTTGCATAGTTTCAAAGATGAAAGTAGTCTTTCAATTATTATTAAAAAGATTTCGGAGAATTTTTTAGACTTTGATACTCTTAACCAGAAAGTAGTAGTAAAGAAGGATATGATGGAAGAGTGGCAAGCTTTTATTAGTATGTGTAGTGCAATTCCTTTTGTTGCAAAAATATACTTTAACAATAAAGAATCCTTTGATAATTCAAAACTAATTAATATTTATTCTATATTACCTATCTCTCAAGTCATTGATGATAAATGTATTGAAAACTTATCAAATATTGTAGACTTACATATACATATTAATGGTACATCAGAGAGTTTCTATAGTTGGGAAAAAGCTTTATCAAATCCTAAGCAGTTCATTGATTCTTATACCACTAAAAGAAATAACAGTTTAGAAAAACTTTTGTTGCAAGATAATGTAAGTATAGATGAATTTTTTATCATGTTAGAGTTATCGAAGTATGTTAGAGGTCTTATTAAATATATTTTAAAAAATAACTTGAAAGAAATAAATATAGAATTTAATAATTTTAAGGAATCCATTTATAAAAATAAACACTTAATAAGTGATGATGATATTAATAATAAGGGTTATTATAATGAATTAATCATGTGGTTTGAAATTTTTAATATAGATGAAAAATATGTAACAGGTGAATTTAAAAGACTACTGCATTTTTATTTACTTGCACAATCTCAATTTGAAAGAATCTTAATTCAACAAACAAAACAAAATGGATTTAGACAATTTCTATATATCAGCGATAATAATATAAGGGATAGCTATGAAGATGAAGGATATAAAGATAGGTTTAGACAATTAAAGCATTTCAATGATGGAAAAAGAATTAATTTAGAAATAAGAATTACCCCTAAAGGGTTTAGTAAAAAATTTGAGTCAATCATAAATGCTTATAACCAATTAACTACTCCCACAGATTCTGAAATTGCTGAAATTAATAAAGATAACTTTAAAGTATCTGTAGTTTGTCATTTTATAAAATTAGAAGAAGATGCATATTATAAAAAAGAGACCTATGTAAATATTGAAAGATATGCTAAAACAAAAGCTTTTACAGAAAAAAATATGCTACAACTTTTAGGTGAAGTAACATCTTTATTAAATACAACTGTCGAATTAGAATATGATTTTTCAAAATATTTTGTAGGAATTGATGCAGCAGGTAATGAGATGTATGCACCTCCTGAAGCATTTGCTTATTATTTTAGATTATTCCGAAATAGATTAGAGGAATATAATAAAAAAATTGGTATCACTTTTCATGCAGGAGAAGACTTTGTACATTTAATTTCTGGTATTCGATATATCTATGAAGTATATGAGTTTCTAGATTATGAACCTGGAGATAGGGTAGGTCATGCTAATGCATTGGGCTTAGACTCTAAAGTATGGAGAAAAAAGTTAAATAATAGAATAAGAATGAAACAAGGTGAATGGTTAGATAACTTAATATTTTTTGCAGTAAAAACGAAAACTACAGATGACATTGTTCTAAAGAAAATAAAAGAACTTTGGGAAAACGTATATTCTGATTTTTCTAATTTTAAAATTGAAGAAATATTAGAGATTGGATTTTTAGCATATTCTTTTAGAAAATATAGATATGTAGAAATTAAAAACAATGAAGTTGTACTCAAAATTGATAAAGATAAGAAGGCAAAGGCTTTAAAAATTTATTATATGTATTTGTATGAGACGTATAATACTTATGATAAATATATAGACGTTACATTAGAAGAAAAGTTTGATCAATATATTTCTAGTTTACAAAAAATGATTTTAAGAGAAATGGCGCATAAAGATGTAATTATTGAATCAATGATATCGAGCAATGTAAGAATTTGTTTCTATGATAAATATAAACAACATCATATAAGAAAATGGTTAGATAAAAAACATAATATGCCTCTTATTACATTAGCAAGTGACGACCCAGGTATTTTTAATAATAATATATTTGTTGAATATTCGCATCTCTATGAAATGGTTGACTATGATAAAGATAAATTTCTAGAGTATGTCAAGGTGCTTCAAAAAAATGGTGAAATAGCTAGATTTAAATAG
- a CDS encoding HNH endonuclease has protein sequence MKVYEKVYLILQELGGRASEGNIVDKYIEMFPDYDEAYTKTKTSSKSKIRGTINAEIVRNSLHKNIKLDKSKQPYEYYIDMDTIHKYIIVQPIGKTNTIKGFITNNSERWAESREYQKKWLQSLHSTVLFTKDKKVFAKGLITKLAVSDDDEYPLDYYYDLRLVDYIEYDKIIEYSEHKQGIFRHYELLEKEKSDRIFKYINLVEQEVYLDDIGADERFQHTLNDIVAIPSTKPIFAKNPIEQNGRRIFPRNLGYAKAAIERAAYKCEINQDHKSFISNSSQKQYVEAHHFIPLKFQDDFLYSLDVPANIVSLCPNCHRLIHFASFNEKKKILLHLFNKRKDFLQKYKIPITEEELYEIYNS, from the coding sequence ATGAAAGTTTATGAAAAAGTATATTTGATTTTACAGGAGTTAGGTGGAAGAGCCTCTGAAGGTAATATTGTAGATAAGTATATTGAGATGTTTCCTGATTATGATGAAGCTTATACTAAAACAAAGACCTCTTCTAAGTCTAAAATAAGAGGTACTATTAATGCTGAAATAGTTAGAAATAGTTTACATAAAAATATTAAACTAGATAAAAGTAAGCAACCTTATGAATATTATATTGATATGGACACTATTCATAAGTATATAATAGTTCAACCAATTGGGAAAACTAATACTATTAAAGGTTTCATCACTAATAATTCTGAACGATGGGCAGAAAGTAGAGAATATCAAAAAAAATGGTTACAGTCATTACATTCTACAGTTTTATTTACAAAAGATAAAAAAGTTTTTGCCAAAGGGTTGATTACAAAGCTTGCAGTAAGTGACGATGATGAGTATCCACTTGATTATTATTATGATTTGCGATTAGTTGATTATATTGAATACGATAAAATAATTGAATATTCAGAACATAAACAAGGTATATTTAGACACTATGAGCTGTTAGAAAAAGAAAAAAGTGATAGAATATTTAAATATATTAATTTAGTAGAACAAGAAGTTTATCTAGATGATATTGGAGCAGATGAGAGGTTCCAACATACTTTAAATGATATTGTTGCAATTCCTTCTACTAAACCAATATTTGCTAAAAACCCCATAGAACAAAATGGTAGAAGAATCTTCCCAAGAAACTTAGGATACGCAAAAGCAGCTATAGAAAGGGCTGCCTATAAATGTGAAATTAATCAAGATCACAAAAGTTTTATTTCAAACTCTTCACAAAAACAGTATGTAGAAGCTCATCATTTTATACCTTTAAAGTTTCAAGATGATTTTCTTTATAGTCTAGATGTCCCTGCTAATATAGTTTCTTTATGTCCTAATTGTCATAGGTTAATTCATTTTGCTTCTTTTAACGAGAAAAAGAAGATACTTCTACACCTTTTTAATAAGAGAAAAGATTTTTTACAAAAGTATAAAATTCCTATTACTGAAGAAGAATTATATGAAATTTATAATTCATAA
- a CDS encoding phosphoadenosine phosphosulfate reductase domain-containing protein produces the protein MNKISNFIYDSAYQNVDLKTKIEDTKSILREYYINDSRPLCVAFSGGKDSTALVFLMISLLLELQKENKLEKTTHIVNSNTLAELPPLLEHLETSLKSIQTYANTKNLNIKVHEVVPEDKHTLNVQLLGVGMPPPSMNFRWCTTKLKVWPIEKKLKELFPDGKFISVVGSRRDESSDRKKRIIRQSKVNSHLKINDRFTNADNLYPIEFWNTKNIWEYILDQDSEIIDTNFLWSLYSDASSKNAHECSFVGAGGKHIDEGKIGCGQSRFGCWQCYVVRDNDKSLDGLLKSGYSDMDLYKDYRELYWNFSQKGWENTRDVYSHRTQQREFFEDKPERVGMTKPKGVMLKIRMRFFEELLKLNAKLSYEIITLNEIKLIQERWLYEGDLELKAFKLARKFGFDITHSMKKELLKNRRSALEFYNNYLNKKELRDIFAILTLKRFAIQHIINKEKITNKFFPTKDIEKHIRKEWKKLKTIKKDIKDYNIIDYLNK, from the coding sequence ATGAACAAAATTTCAAACTTTATATATGATAGTGCATATCAAAATGTAGACTTAAAAACTAAAATTGAAGATACAAAATCTATTCTAAGAGAATATTATATAAATGACTCACGACCTTTATGTGTGGCATTTAGTGGAGGTAAGGATAGTACAGCGTTGGTCTTTCTTATGATAAGTCTTTTATTAGAGTTACAAAAAGAAAATAAATTAGAGAAGACGACTCATATAGTAAATTCAAATACACTAGCAGAGTTGCCACCTTTGTTAGAACATTTAGAAACCTCATTAAAATCGATTCAAACATATGCAAATACTAAAAATTTAAATATTAAAGTACATGAAGTAGTCCCTGAAGATAAACATACATTAAATGTACAGTTACTTGGAGTAGGAATGCCTCCTCCCTCAATGAACTTTAGATGGTGTACTACAAAATTAAAAGTTTGGCCAATTGAAAAAAAACTTAAAGAGCTTTTCCCTGATGGTAAATTCATTTCAGTTGTAGGTTCAAGAAGAGATGAAAGTTCAGATAGAAAAAAAAGGATTATTAGACAATCAAAAGTAAATTCTCATCTTAAAATTAATGATAGATTTACAAATGCAGATAATTTATACCCTATAGAGTTTTGGAATACAAAAAATATTTGGGAATATATTTTAGATCAAGATAGTGAAATTATTGATACAAATTTTTTATGGTCATTATATAGTGATGCAAGTAGTAAAAATGCACATGAGTGTTCTTTCGTTGGTGCTGGAGGGAAGCATATAGATGAAGGTAAAATAGGTTGTGGGCAGTCTAGGTTTGGTTGTTGGCAATGCTATGTTGTTAGAGATAATGACAAAAGTTTAGATGGATTACTTAAAAGTGGTTATTCTGATATGGATTTATATAAAGATTATAGAGAACTTTATTGGAATTTTTCTCAAAAAGGTTGGGAAAACACAAGGGATGTATATTCTCATAGAACTCAACAACGTGAGTTTTTTGAAGATAAGCCTGAAAGAGTTGGAATGACGAAACCAAAAGGTGTAATGCTTAAAATTCGTATGAGGTTTTTTGAAGAATTATTAAAATTAAATGCAAAATTGTCATATGAAATAATTACATTAAATGAAATAAAATTAATTCAAGAAAGATGGTTATATGAAGGAGATTTAGAATTAAAGGCATTTAAACTTGCAAGAAAATTTGGATTTGATATAACTCATTCAATGAAAAAAGAACTTTTAAAAAATAGAAGAAGTGCATTAGAATTTTATAATAATTATTTAAATAAAAAAGAATTAAGAGATATTTTTGCAATACTTACACTAAAAAGATTTGCTATTCAACATATTATAAATAAAGAAAAAATAACTAATAAATTTTTCCCTACGAAAGATATAGAAAAGCATATAAGAAAAGAGTGGAAAAAACTAAAGACAATAAAAAAAGATATAAAAGATTACAATATAATTGATTATTTAAATAAATAA
- a CDS encoding TnsA endonuclease N-terminal domain-containing protein, translating into MLEDYIKFPQRKIKKSYRSVIGHFPSIKNGKSIIYESLLERACYLSLEFDESVFAYYEQPQIEIDFRNRHLTYSLDCYIQRAKETGLKDTIVEVKYSNELEKNKEYFAEKFEATKVFAKENDLEFDVFTELSYSKEYIENLDFLYRYKENPIEHKYEKEILDVLKETIKLAAFDLVQKITSNPKEYAIVSNNIWSLVSNGKLKSDLFSDELTMESLVELNNG; encoded by the coding sequence ATGCTAGAAGATTATATTAAATTTCCACAACGTAAAATAAAAAAGAGCTATCGTTCCGTCATTGGGCATTTCCCTAGCATAAAAAATGGTAAATCAATTATTTATGAATCCTTATTAGAAAGAGCCTGCTATTTATCATTAGAATTTGATGAAAGTGTTTTTGCGTATTATGAACAGCCTCAAATTGAAATTGATTTTAGAAATAGACATTTGACATATAGTTTAGATTGTTACATTCAAAGGGCCAAAGAAACAGGTTTAAAAGATACGATTGTTGAAGTAAAATATTCAAATGAACTTGAAAAAAATAAAGAATACTTTGCAGAAAAATTTGAAGCTACAAAAGTGTTTGCTAAAGAAAATGATTTAGAATTTGATGTATTTACTGAACTTTCATATAGTAAAGAATATATAGAAAATTTAGACTTTTTATATAGGTATAAAGAAAATCCAATTGAACATAAATATGAAAAAGAAATATTAGATGTTCTTAAAGAGACAATAAAACTAGCTGCATTTGATTTAGTGCAAAAAATTACATCTAATCCAAAAGAGTATGCAATAGTTTCTAATAATATTTGGTCATTGGTTTCAAATGGTAAATTAAAATCAGATTTATTTAGTGATGAACTTACAATGGAGTCTTTAGTGGAGTTGAACAATGGCTAA
- a CDS encoding Mu transposase C-terminal domain-containing protein, whose amino-acid sequence MANVISFDIDSKIFYQDVEYVIKGYPSLSEVLLKKLNKPYNEKIVKVNDLISDPKNIKKRTKELVDTEQKELNKASERFKIIEPLLDIENRTANDVQKVAKKNKKGIATIYRWLNTYEQYKTISSLASRREFCGGKGKSRLDESVNTIINSVIEEMYLHKQQYPLQDIYEQIVYKCQNIELKAPAKNTIRNRINALHPKIIAKYRNGIRVNETRGMPNKFPDVKMPLDIIQIDHTKVDVILVDEENREPIGRPFITVAIDVYSRMMYGFYISLEAPSYFSVGQCLLNAILPKDELLAKYKVEGEYPVYGLPRKVHMDNGKDFTSISLRNFCQEFRIEDRYRPVARPEFGGAVERVLGTYMKKMHVLPGTTRSNIFKKGSYDSEAEAAMTIDELEEWYLDFVINVYHKTEHSSIFMTPEEKFYQGLYGVGKEKSIPFLPTVPTNTLKLRMALLPQIKRTVQKNGITIDYITYFSESLRKWIIPSQYKKLKPELKNEVICRRDPRDISKIYVYDEDINEYITIPYADIRKPQMNLSELREAISEAKRQVTGRELEPHDIFEAKERLRQKVEAAKREKKSVRRKKSSKRHQEKTLKMEKEQIDYKETQTQPIHLDSSVKEEDDDGYDIYPIG is encoded by the coding sequence ATGGCTAATGTAATTTCCTTTGATATTGATAGTAAAATTTTTTACCAAGATGTAGAGTATGTTATAAAAGGTTATCCTTCTTTAAGTGAGGTGCTTCTCAAGAAATTAAATAAACCATATAATGAAAAAATTGTTAAAGTTAATGATTTAATTAGTGACCCTAAAAATATAAAAAAAAGAACAAAAGAATTAGTTGATACTGAACAAAAGGAATTAAATAAGGCAAGTGAACGATTTAAAATTATTGAACCCTTATTAGACATTGAAAATAGAACAGCGAATGATGTTCAAAAAGTTGCTAAGAAAAATAAAAAAGGCATTGCTACAATATATAGATGGCTTAATACTTATGAACAATATAAGACAATAAGTTCACTAGCCTCTAGAAGAGAATTTTGTGGAGGAAAAGGAAAAAGTAGATTAGATGAATCTGTTAATACAATAATCAATAGTGTAATTGAAGAGATGTATCTACATAAACAACAATATCCTTTACAAGATATTTATGAGCAAATTGTCTATAAATGTCAGAATATAGAACTAAAAGCACCCGCAAAAAATACTATAAGAAATAGAATAAATGCTCTACATCCAAAAATTATTGCAAAATATAGAAATGGAATAAGAGTAAATGAAACTAGAGGAATGCCAAATAAATTCCCAGATGTGAAAATGCCTTTGGATATTATTCAAATTGATCATACTAAAGTTGATGTTATCTTAGTTGATGAAGAAAATAGAGAACCCATTGGAAGACCTTTTATTACTGTTGCAATTGATGTATATAGTAGGATGATGTATGGCTTTTATATCTCTTTAGAAGCACCTAGTTATTTTAGTGTAGGGCAATGTTTATTAAATGCAATTTTACCAAAGGATGAATTATTAGCAAAATATAAAGTTGAGGGAGAATACCCTGTTTATGGATTACCTAGAAAGGTTCATATGGACAATGGTAAGGACTTTACATCGATTAGTTTACGTAATTTTTGTCAAGAATTTAGAATAGAAGATAGGTATCGTCCAGTTGCTAGACCAGAGTTTGGTGGTGCAGTTGAAAGAGTTTTGGGTACATATATGAAAAAAATGCATGTCTTACCAGGTACTACTAGATCTAATATCTTTAAAAAAGGAAGTTATGATTCTGAAGCAGAAGCTGCCATGACTATAGATGAACTTGAAGAATGGTATTTAGATTTTGTAATAAATGTTTATCATAAAACTGAACATAGCTCAATATTCATGACACCTGAAGAAAAATTTTATCAAGGTTTATATGGGGTGGGTAAAGAAAAATCAATCCCATTTTTACCAACAGTTCCAACAAATACTTTAAAACTTAGAATGGCATTACTACCTCAAATAAAACGTACCGTTCAGAAAAATGGTATTACAATTGATTACATTACTTACTTTTCAGAATCACTTAGAAAGTGGATTATCCCTTCTCAATATAAAAAATTAAAACCCGAGCTAAAAAATGAGGTTATCTGCAGACGTGACCCAAGAGATATTAGTAAAATATATGTATATGATGAAGATATTAATGAATACATAACTATTCCATATGCAGATATAAGAAAACCTCAAATGAATTTATCAGAATTAAGAGAAGCAATATCTGAAGCAAAAAGACAGGTTACCGGAAGAGAACTTGAACCACATGATATTTTTGAAGCAAAAGAGAGACTTAGACAAAAAGTTGAAGCAGCAAAAAGAGAGAAAAAATCTGTAAGACGTAAAAAAAGTTCAAAAAGACATCAAGAGAAAACTTTAAAAATGGAAAAAGAGCAAATAGATTATAAAGAAACACAAACTCAACCCATACATTTAGATTCTTCTGTTAAAGAGGAAGATGATGATGGTTATGATATTTATCCAATAGGTTAA
- a CDS encoding TniQ family protein, giving the protein MKKQKRNRDWVQDYFFLIIPRPLKDELLSSWLTRMAIDHRRSLSEFISLFIRHEGSAISRTDLDFLYDEKLFNHLAQKSQLSKKEIFSLSLHSEEGHLFLCDENTLYPPLQIRKLTDKRTHNGLMYCPKCLAEDKIPYFRKKWRYNFYNACPKHKIFLTDRCWRCYNKISLPKIKHKKELCICYNCEKDLRESVTMPIHSNYEYGLKAIKWFEKGLSRGFFVINKQKIKSVFVFESLTYLRFLLDSKEKLNLEKFPLLEEYKTICKKLDRYNSKKTLSIKKEFILTSMVYYLFQNYPKNLVAFSRDNHLTHREFFHGFRNIPFWYKEMIDELIPMQNKIGREISESEVLGAIKYLKNQGNVVNQISVAEIVGCHFSIHKGFVKIYKKYTINNILPKKQRY; this is encoded by the coding sequence ATGAAAAAACAAAAAAGAAATAGAGACTGGGTTCAAGACTATTTCTTTTTAATTATACCAAGACCATTAAAAGATGAATTACTTAGTTCTTGGTTGACACGTATGGCAATAGATCATAGAAGAAGTTTATCTGAATTTATTTCTTTATTTATTCGGCATGAGGGCAGTGCTATATCAAGGACAGATTTAGATTTTTTATATGATGAAAAGCTATTTAATCACTTAGCTCAAAAAAGTCAGCTCTCGAAAAAAGAAATATTTAGTCTTTCCTTACATAGTGAAGAAGGTCATTTATTTTTATGTGATGAAAATACTTTATATCCACCTTTGCAAATTAGAAAACTAACAGACAAAAGAACTCACAATGGGTTAATGTATTGTCCTAAATGTCTGGCAGAAGATAAAATACCTTATTTTAGAAAAAAATGGAGATATAACTTTTATAATGCTTGCCCAAAACATAAAATATTTTTAACAGATAGATGTTGGCGATGTTATAATAAAATTAGTTTGCCAAAAATAAAACATAAAAAAGAACTTTGTATTTGTTACAACTGTGAAAAGGATTTAAGAGAAAGTGTTACTATGCCTATTCATTCAAATTATGAATATGGATTGAAAGCTATCAAGTGGTTTGAAAAAGGATTGAGTAGAGGTTTTTTTGTGATAAATAAACAAAAAATAAAATCAGTATTTGTTTTTGAAAGTTTAACTTATCTTAGATTTTTACTTGATAGCAAAGAAAAGTTAAATTTAGAAAAATTCCCTTTATTAGAAGAGTATAAAACTATTTGTAAAAAACTTGATAGATACAATTCAAAAAAAACTTTATCTATAAAAAAAGAGTTTATTTTAACCTCTATGGTTTATTATCTTTTTCAAAACTATCCTAAAAACCTTGTGGCTTTTTCAAGAGATAATCATTTGACACATAGGGAGTTTTTTCATGGCTTTAGAAATATACCTTTTTGGTATAAAGAGATGATAGATGAGCTTATACCTATGCAAAATAAAATTGGAAGAGAAATAAGTGAAAGTGAAGTATTAGGGGCTATTAAATATCTTAAGAATCAAGGTAATGTTGTCAATCAAATTAGTGTTGCAGAAATAGTTGGATGCCATTTTTCAATTCATAAAGGTTTTGTAAAAATTTATAAAAAATACACAATAAATAATATTTTGCCAAAAAAACAAAGATATTAA